The Paenibacillus sp. FSL W8-0426 region GGCCTACGAAAAAATACTTGAAACGACGTTTGACGATCCAAACCTCGTTCTCATCAAGATCAAAGCCGAAACTGCAGAGTATTGGGATTCCGGTAACAAGTTCAAGATGGTCCAATTTATGTTCCGTAGGCTGCTGGGTCAAAATACGGAAGGAACCGATATCAATCAGACCGTGGAATTGAATTCGTTTAATGATTGATGAAGAAATGCCCATCATGCTATAGGTGATGGGCATTTGCTTTTTGTACTCTACGTGAAGAGAGCGAACCGAACCCAAATCCTGTTTCAATGAGGTACATCTTCATCAAAAGCAGCTGCACGCTTCCCATTTTGAACCTTAACGCCGCCTGATTAATAATCCTTTTCTGCCTGGGTCATGCGACGCCTCACGGCTTCTTCCATCGCCCGATTCAGCCACTGCTCTTCTTCGGGCGTAAACGGAGAGCCGCCGACGGTCAGAGGCTCAAGTCCGGTGATGTCAAACTCTTCCGGATTGCCGATCATGGCAATCGTCTCTTCCCCGACCAGCGTCATCTGGGCCTCCATGTACTGCTCAATGAGGCGCTGAACCTCCGGTGTGTGCACGGGGCCTCCGCTTCTTTGCTTCACTTCCCGGACAAATTCCAGATATAGTCGGTCCATGTCCTGCTGCACCTGCCCCATGTGGTCAAAAATGGCGGCAGCAGCCTGTTTCCCCCTGGCCTGTTCCAGCCATTCCCGCTGCTCCGGCTCGGTCTGAACCCCGCGGATGATTGCCATCAACGTGCTCATCTGCTCGTGCCCGTTCAGTTCCGATAGAGCGCGAAGCCGTGCAAGTGCAGCTAGAGCGCGTTCAAGCTCCTCTTTCTTTATCCGCATCCCGATCTCCAGCTGACTCAGCATCCCATCCCATTCTTCCGCAGCCGTATCCGATTCCAAAATGTCCCGGATCTGCTTAAGGGGAAAACCTAAAAATTTCAGTGCCGTGATTTGCTGCAGCCGTTCCATCTGCTCCAGCCCGTATACCCGATGCTCGCCCGTCCCCTGCCGATCAGGGGATAATAGTCCCTGCTCCTCGTAGTAGTGCAGCGTCCGGATCGATACACCCGCCTGCTCCGAAAGCTGTCCCACCGTCAGCCACGTCTGTCCATTCATTTCTGCAAAAAACCTCCTCCATGAACTGTCTTCTCTATGCATGAGATGATTTCATTCTACTCCCTCACGCAGCGTCAGGGGCAAGCAGAAATTAAAATATAGTCGGACTTCCATACTTTATGATACATGCCTAATCAGTAATCATATAAGTTGTTGTCCTTGGATAGGGTCAAGAACTTGTACTGATATAATAAAAAAGCCGCTATAATAGCGACTTTGAATATAACAATGTTCTTGTCCTTCAACAACAAGCTTCCCCAGCTGAGCGTTACACGTGGTTCACACTAACACCATGCCAGAGCCGGAGCATTCCATTCTAAAAAGTATACCAGCCTTCGTCAATATATACCTCTAACAAGGGGAACACCTTACAGCAGCACAAACTCCCCTACTTGCAGATCATCCGACTATGAAAAATCCGCTTGCAGCCGTCGACAGTCCCCCTGGTCTTCGATGCATGGCAGAGCTAGGGCTCGATTCCCCAGACGAGCTTTCCTTTCCGGTACAGCGTAACTTTGTTCCAGTCGCTGAACGACGTCTTCGTCCCGTCGAACGAGTAGTCGTCCGACGGGTTGAAATCCGACCAATCGCTCTTGGCGATACGCACCTGGATGTCGCCGGATTGGCCGCCTGCCGGAATCGAACCGGCCATCGCCGCGAACCGGATTTCCAGATACCCATCCGTTCCTGTTCGCGCCGGTTCGATCGGTGCAAACGTTCCGCTAACGGTGTTTGTCCCGACCTGGGCCCAATCACACCAGAATTTGAGCTCTTTGCTGCCGTCTTTCGTGAAATAATAACGAATCTTCACTTCACTCAGCGGGATGTCTGTCTTACCGTTATTGGTGATGTTAAACGCAGCATGGATCATATTGTCCTCTGCCGCGCTACTGTTGCTCGTTTTGTACTGGACGGCGAGTCCCTCGGCAGCGTTCGTTCCGCCGCTCGCAGGCGCCGTCGCTTCTGCTGCCTTTTTCGATGGCGCCGGATCTGCTGCCTGTTTCGGAGCGGCTGGCTTGCCACCGTTCACGGGCTTCATGATCCTGGCAAGCATCTTTTGCTTCGGCTTGTTCCATGTCTGCCAGTCGTCTAACAGCAGCCCGCCGGTATCTCCGCTGTTCGGGTTGAGGCTCCAATATGTCCAATACAGATCATTCCGGCTGATGTAGTCGACAAGCGCATTTTGCCACTTGCCTTCCTTCGAGGCCGTATCGACGCTGCGTCCGCCGAACTCCCCCAGCAGGATCGGCGCGATTTTTTCCTTATGGATGTAACCCCAGTTCGCATCCCATACACCGGACAGGTTGGCGGGAAATTTCCTGTCGGCAAACCACGGCTGCGACGAAACACCCGGGCCGTAATCGTGCGGCGAATAAACGATCCGGTTTGCCACCTTCAGCCGGACCGGATATTTGCGGACCCCTTTCAGATTGCCGCCCCACCAATAGGAGCCGCTCTGTCCCTTTACTTTCGCGTCCACCCCTTCCACAACGATCAGCCAATCCGGGTTAACGGCGAGAATCGCATTGCCCGCCCGTTCGGCAGCCAACCGCCAGTCGGTGGCCGAATCGCCGCATCCCCAGCAAACGGAACCGTGCGGCTCGTTATGCAAATCGGCGCCGATCACCGTGTCGTTGCCCAGGTAACGCTTTGCAAGCATCTTCCAGTCTTTGATCCATGTCTTTTCCGGAACCGATGGCGTATACCATCGCTCCGTTTGCCCCGAGGCCGTTGGACGGTGACGGTCAAGAATGATTTTCATCCCGCGTTCTCCCGCTTTTTGCACGAGCTTGTCCAGCAGTTGCAGCGGCGTCAGCCCCTTCAGGTCAGGATTTTTCGCATAGTCGATTCCGCTTGGCGTTTTGCCTGGCAACAGCATTTCGTTCGTATATGGAATGCGCAGCAAGTTGTAACCTTCCTTGGCAAGCTGGTCCAGCACGCTGTCCATCGACCGTGTCCACAAGCCATGGGGAGCAAAGTTGTCCGTTTCAAATCCAAACCAGTTCACTCCGTTGAAGTTGGCCGGTTTGCCCTGCGCATCGACGATACGGTTGCCTGACGTGTGGTAGTAGCCCAAAGAAGACAAGGAATTGGCTGATGCTGCAGCCCCGATACCCGAGACGAGCATGGCCACCAGCAGCAGACAGGTTCCTATTTTTTTCATCCGATCCTCCCTTTCTATGATCCAGAATAACCTTAGGAAAGCAGTGTATAATCTCGCAGGTACATCGCGCCTGCAATGACATGCTCCTTAGAATATATCGGTTAATCAAGGCAGTTGTTGTAGATATATTTCGTGTGACAGGGAGAATACGAGCTTCGTTTGGACTTATACCATTCGCTCCGCGAAAAAATATGGACTGATCCTTTGCAATACCGCAACCGGGGTTTACCTTTGTTTAGCGGTTTGCGGCAGCACCATCAGGCTCAAGTGAGTTTGCCTCGCTTTCTAATAGAGTCCGTTGTTTTCGTTTCTTCTTTCTTGGCTGTCCTCTCCAAGACAGGTACGTCCAGATGCGCAAAACGTATTCGACGGGCCCACTGCTGAACTTCTTCAAGTAAACGGGACTAAGCCACAACTGAATGCAATAAACGGCAAGCGCGATGAGCGCCCCGACGAAAACACCTGCACGGCCAAACAGTCCGAGTCCATATCCGTAGAAAATCGTCGTACAGATTACGCTTTGCATCAGGTAATTCGTAAGCGAGAGACGGCCTACCGCTTCAAATCTTGCCATCAGGGCAGCACGGCCGCTTCCCGTATACAGCAGTGCAAAGGCGTAAATGTAGCCAAGCGCAAGCAGCATACCTCCGAGCGTTGTTCCAATTCCGGTGCCTGGCCAACTTTCCACGCCAAGCTGCGGGGCTAATACGCCGTATGCTTTCAGTAACAGTCCAACAGGAATCAGAAATGCGGCGCGGTGAGAATATGTACGTCTCATGGCTGGCGGATCGTCAAACGTTCCGATTCTAGCGGAACGCATGCCGAGCAGAAACATCGGCAGCGTGATAACCGGGGCCAGCACGAGAGCAAGCAAGATGAAGTTCTTATCCATCTCCCCGAAAGGGTCGGCATTGTTGCGAAAATCCTTGATCTCCGTATAGCTGCCGTTGCCGTATACATCCTGGCTTTGCACAATGTAATTGATCATCTCCTGAGACGGAGCAGCCAGTGGGTCTGACGGATCTGAAGCCGGGAGACCAAGCAGACCCGCACCCGTTAGTAATATTGTCGCCCAGATGAATAATGTTTTTGGTTTCCGGTTCAGAAACAGAAGCAGAAGGAAACCGGTGATGCCATAAAACGTCAAGATATCCCCTTCCCACAGAAATGTCGAGTGCAGCAGCCCGATAATGAATAGAAGCAGAAAACGGCGGGCCAGGTGACACTTCGGTCGTAGTTCCCGTGTTTTCAGGCTTTCCGATAGCTTGATCATTCCGAACCCGAACATAAATGCGAAGATTGGCATGAAGCTGCCCACCACCGTAACCTCCAGGAATGAATGAAAAGCCATGTCCGCCCCCTTAATCCCAAACAGATGCAGTGCGCTTTCGCCGAACAGGCCGTACTGGAAAATCAACATATTGGCCAGCACAATGCCCACCAGGCTGAATCCGCGCAGCCCATCGATTAATTGAACGCGCTTTTTATATGTACTCAATTCGATCACCTCGGTATTCAGCATAACGTCCCGTCCTAAATGAGCGTTAAAGCCTTCCTTAACATTTCCTTAACGCGGCATTGGAAACAGGCCTCTCCCTTTAAGCAGCGTTAAGGTTTCTCTGGTACAATGACTAATGCAATATGTAGACAAGGAGAGATTTCCCAATGAATTCTGCAAAAATTCTAATTGTGGACGACGAAAAAGCGATCGTGCAAATGCTCGAGTTCGTGCTGCGCAAGGAAGGCTTCGAGCATATCTATACAGCAGACAACGCGGAAGACGGCATGCAGCTTCTGCTCGAATACGGCGCCGATATTATTTTGCTCGACGTCATGCTGCCCGACCGTACGGGCTTTGAGCTCGGACCGCAGATTCGGGCGCAGTCCGACGCACATCTGATCTATTTGACGGCACGCACGACGGACTTGGATCGACTGACGGGCTTTGCCGTAGGTGGAGACGATTATGTGACCAAGCCGTTCAATCCGCTGGAAATCGCAGCCCGAATTAAAGCGCGTCTGAGGCGAGGAATAGCCGAAACAGCGGTCCAATCCGCCGTCACGCCTAACGCGGACCCTCGTCAGCGATATGACTTCGGGGGATTTGTCCTTGATGAACGGGCCGGTGAGCTGCTTGTCGGCGGCCGGAACGTGCCCTGCCCTGCCCAAGCCTACCAGCTGCTGCTGTTCCTGTGCCGAAATCCAAACATCGTCTTCTCCAAAGCCCAACTGTATGAATCCGTCTGGGGCTTTGACGGACTCGGCGATGACAATACGGTCATGGTTCATGTCCGCAAAATACGTGAACGCATTGAGTCAGACCCAAGCTCGCCACGTTATCTCCTGACCGTTCGCGGACTCGGGTATAAGCTCGTGAAGGGTGAAAACGTATGAAAAAGCAGGCAAAAATGAAACGGAGCCGTATCGCGAGGCGGTTGGGATTCCATTTTACCCTCCAGTTCTTCACCCTTTGGCTGCTGGTGCTGGCCATTGTATTAATTTCATTATTTACAATGATGTATTACATCGGTAACGAACAGTTGAAGACCGACTTACCTTCAGAAGTGCTGGATTCGCTGTCGATGGAGGCGATCATCGAGGGCGACAGCGTAGAGCTCCCTTCTTTCTGGCAGGATCAGCTGGAACAAAAAGGATATTGGCTCCAGATCGTCAACGAAAACGGACGGGAAGTTTATGATCTGAACGTACCTGAAGGCGTGCCGAAGCAATACGCTGCTTCTGATCTGCTGCGAATCAGTGATACGGGAAGGCTGAGCGAATACAATGTCACCACGTTATACGAAGAGATTTTCGGCTCCCGAAATCTTTATCTGCTGGGGCGGAAAGATGCCGACGGATCAAGGCTTGAAGCATGGTACGAGCTGTACTCCGAAAATGGACGGGTACCAGACTCCGCCGCTGCAACATTAGACGATAAAGTGAAATCGATCGGAGCTTCGCTTGTAATACTGGACGAAGCCGGCCGCGTCGCACAGAACTTTGGGCTTCCGTCAAACTATGCGACGTACGGGGCGCTGGCCCTGATTGAGATGCGTCAGCAACCGGCCAAATCGAAGATGGAAGTCTCCTATCATTACGATCCTGCTTCCGAATATACATGGCTGATTGAACGGCCGCGAGCGAGTGAACAACCAACGAACCAGCCGATATTGCGTACGCTGCTGATCATTCTGGCTATCGTCGGCATAGCGATTTTACTGCTTTCCCTTGCTCTCGCAGTGTGGCACGGCTACCGATACGGCGGTCCCCTGCTGCTGTTCATGAGAGGCTTCGAACGAATGGGCAGGGGCGAATACGAACAGGTCTTTACCGAGAAGGAACGCCGGAAGATTTTTGGCAAAAACGGCCGCTTCCGCGCCCGGTATAAGCTGTACCACGAGGTCATCGCAGGCTTCTCCGAAATGGCAGATAAACTAGCTCGTGCGCGTAATGAACGCCTCCGTTTGGAGCAGTCTCGGGAAGAATGGATGACTGGCATCTCGCACGATCTGCGTACACCGCTCACAACCGTCCAAGGTTACGGCCATCTGCTGGAAAGTGGGCAGTTCAGCTGGAGCGAGAAGGAGCTGAGAGAGGTTGGAGGCACAATCCGCGAAAAAAGTACATATATGTTAGAACTGTTGCAGGACTTTTCGCTGACGTTCGAACTGAAAAATCATACGCCAGGTGAAAAGCTGGAACCGCTGGAACTCAATGAATTCGTTCGCCGTGCCGTTCTTCGTTATGTTAACGACGTAACGTTGCAAAACGTCGTTTTCGATTTCGAAGAAAGTCCGGCTTCTCTACGTATTCTAGCCAATCCAAAGTGGTTCCAACGTTTGCTCGACAATTTAATTTCCAACGCTGTCAAGCATAACCCGCCTGGGACGGAAATCGTACTGAGCGTTATGCATGAAGGAGAGTTTGCCTTCATCACCGTCCGTGATAACGGTGTAGGCATGGACGCGGAGACACAATCCCGCCTCTTTGACCGTTATTACCGAGGGACGAACACGGACGAGGGGATGGATGGAGCGGGACTCGGTATGAGTATCGCTTACGCTGTCGTGGCCGCGCATAAAGGCACGATTACGGTGGAGTCCGGCGTTGGCGAAGGCACAATGATCAAACTGACGTTCCCCGCGCTGCCATCTCCGGCTTCCGAACGAGAAACAGGAAGTCACCTGTAGTCGTGGATTAGACGTACTTCAAAAAATGAGCAGCCTGTTTACCCTACAGGCTGCTCATTTCTCATTAAACCAACGTTTCCTTTCCAACTCTCCCTCCTTCTCTACCCTTTTGACTTATTTTCGGGCTTTGCATAGTTAAACTCGTGGAACATATAGCCGCATCCCCATAATGTCTGAATGCATTCATTTCCTTCCGGATAATTGGAGAACAGCTTTACACGCAGACGTTTAATATGGGTATCTACTGTACGTTGATCATAAATCTTCCGGTGCGAAGATTTCCAAACTTCCGTAAGTAATGCCTCACGAGAATATACCTTTTCTTGATGTGTGACTAGGAAATAGAGCAGATCATATTCTTTCGGAGTCAGATGGACCTCATGTTGCTTTACCATCACACGGCGTGCTGAAGGGTAAAGAACGATTTCACCGATGATGATGGCGTTGTTATTCGAGTCATCGGCTTCGGGAACATGGGGGTTGGGAGCATGTACACGAGTTATCATGTTTTGGATGCGCAACACAATTTCTCTTGGACTAAACGGCTTGATGACGTAATCGTCTGCACCTGCTCTAAAACCTTCAATACGGTCCCTTTCTTCCGATCGCCCGGATAACATCAGTATCGGCACATCGGGTTGTGCCTGTTTCAACCACTTGCAAACATCAATCCCATTCATGTCAGGCAGTAACCAATCCAACACGATCAAATCATAATTGACATGCTTCACGCAATAATTTTGGATGGCTTGTGTGCCGCTCTGCGCTTCTTCGACTGTGAATCCCTCTTTCTCCAAATACATTCGCAGCATACTGCGAATGCGCATTTCGTCATCAACCAATAATACTTTTCTATCGTTTTTCATCATTTCTGCCGCCCTCCAACTGCATGAACAACGTGAACCCACCGATTCACTTGCATCACTTCAAGCTTGTTAAACATCGGATGCAATCATCTGCGATTCAATCTGTTTCAACGTATAAAAGTATCCCTTCTGCTCCATCAATTCCGTAAATGAGCCGATCTCCACGATTTCGCCCTGTTCCATGACGACAATCTGATCCATGCTCTCCAGGCCGGTGAGGCGATGACAAATGAGAAGAAGTGTGTCTCCAGCCGCTTGTTCGTACAGTTGCTTCAGGACATGCTGCTCGGTGACGTAGTCAAGAGAAGACGTTGGTTCGTCCAGCAACCATAGACGTCCTTTGTGCAGCATGGCCCGTGCCAAGGCAAGCCGCTGTTTTTCTCCATCGGATAAATTTTCACCATTCTCATAGACCACCTGATTTAGAGAAGCCGTTGAAAATTGCGCTTTAGCAAGCACATCTAATAGTCGCTCGTCGGAATGTTCTTCCGCATTTAATAGTAGATTTTCACGAAGCGTTCCTCGGAAAAAATGGCTTTGTTGCAGCACCACATTGGCCAACTCCCAGATGTTCGCCTCGTCCAATTCGTGAATGGAAACGCCATTTATTGTTATGCTGCCCGACGTTGTTTTTCGTAGTTTGAGCAGCAACTCGATTAACGTAGATTTCCCTGATCCGCTCGGCCCAACAATCGCTGTTTTAGAGCCTGCCGCAAGATGTAGTGAGATATTGTTTAGCGCTGGCCTCCACTCCCCCTCATATTGAAAAGCAAGATTGTTTATTTCAATCGATATGGGCACATCTGTTGTAAAAGGAGTCGACTTTCCCATTGGCGATCCTGCAACTTGAGTCGATAATGTTTCCGCCAGCCGATTGGCAGCATGTTCGCTATCTTGTTTATATGCAGGCAATACGGCCATAGCAGCCGACTCTTCAAAAACCGTTTGCGTGGCCAGCACCAGCATGGCAAGAAATACGCCAGCAAGTCTTCCGTCCACAATCAAATATGCACTGAGCGTCAGGACACTCCAAGCAATGAAAAAGGTAACAAATACATGCATGGACTGTCCCAGCAACAATTGAGCGGAAGCTCGCTGCTGCTCGGCTGCCAATGAAGTCGAATCGCGCTGAAGCTGCTCCTCACGCTGTGCCAATTGCCCGTAAACCTTTAAATCCCGGAAGCCATACAGCACTTCCGTGATTTCCGTGGACAGTTTCGATCGCTGCTCGCGGACACGCTCATGAATTTTCCGTTGTCCCCACAGAACGATGCCAGGCACGACCACTGCAGTAATTACCATTCCCAGCACCAGCAAACCGGCAATCCAGATGGAATAGGACGCGGTAAAAAGCACTGTTGCCAAAAACACCATAATTACAATAACCGGCGGATATGCAACACGCAAAAAATAGTTTTGTAAACTTTCTACATCCCCCACAATCCGTGTGAGCAGGTCCCCGCTTCGATTTTTATTCAGTATCCCGGGTGTCAAAGGGATGAGCTTGGCAAAAAAGGAAGTTCGCAAACGGCTGAGGATGGAGAACGTTGCCCTATGGGTATATAATCGTTCTCCATAACGGCTCGCGGACCGGAGAAAACCAAGCAATTTCACAAGAGATGTAAGAATAATCAATGTGTAGAGCGGTGGCTCAAATACCGTTTGAGAAATCAGATACCCGCTTGCGGAAAAGAGAGCTACACCGGCTATGCCAGCCATAAACCCTCCTAATATCGAAATGACAATATCTTTCCGCTCTTGGAACATCGCCTTTGACAACATAGCCAACTCACTCATGTTAATCCCCCTTTTTGTTGGACAGCGACCATTTCAGCATATTGGGGCAATCGTTTCAGAAGTTCCTCGTGACGGCCTGAATCCACAATCGTTCCTTGATCTACAAACAAAATGTTGTCGGCATGTTGAATCGTATATATTCGATGTGCCACCGTAATCATGGTAGACGTTTTCGATAATGTAGAAATGGAACGCTGCAGTATGCGTTCGGTGTGCAAATCGAGCCCTACTGTAGGTTCATCGAACAATATGATGGCAGGTCGCTTTATAAAAGCTCGTGCCAAGGCAAGACGTTGCTTTTCACCACCAGATAGTCCGCGTCCTCCCTCGCCAACGAAAGTATCCAATCCTTGATCCAATTGTGCCGCAACCGTCGTTAGTCCGGCTTCCTCTGCCGCTTTCTCGATTTCTTTCCTGGAAACGTCCCGACCCGCACCGATCGCGATATTTTCGGCGAATGTGCCTGCGAAAATATAAGGGTGCTGC contains the following coding sequences:
- a CDS encoding response regulator transcription factor gives rise to the protein MNSAKILIVDDEKAIVQMLEFVLRKEGFEHIYTADNAEDGMQLLLEYGADIILLDVMLPDRTGFELGPQIRAQSDAHLIYLTARTTDLDRLTGFAVGGDDYVTKPFNPLEIAARIKARLRRGIAETAVQSAVTPNADPRQRYDFGGFVLDERAGELLVGGRNVPCPAQAYQLLLFLCRNPNIVFSKAQLYESVWGFDGLGDDNTVMVHVRKIRERIESDPSSPRYLLTVRGLGYKLVKGENV
- a CDS encoding cellulase family glycosylhydrolase, which produces MKKIGTCLLLVAMLVSGIGAAASANSLSSLGYYHTSGNRIVDAQGKPANFNGVNWFGFETDNFAPHGLWTRSMDSVLDQLAKEGYNLLRIPYTNEMLLPGKTPSGIDYAKNPDLKGLTPLQLLDKLVQKAGERGMKIILDRHRPTASGQTERWYTPSVPEKTWIKDWKMLAKRYLGNDTVIGADLHNEPHGSVCWGCGDSATDWRLAAERAGNAILAVNPDWLIVVEGVDAKVKGQSGSYWWGGNLKGVRKYPVRLKVANRIVYSPHDYGPGVSSQPWFADRKFPANLSGVWDANWGYIHKEKIAPILLGEFGGRSVDTASKEGKWQNALVDYISRNDLYWTYWSLNPNSGDTGGLLLDDWQTWNKPKQKMLARIMKPVNGGKPAAPKQAADPAPSKKAAEATAPASGGTNAAEGLAVQYKTSNSSAAEDNMIHAAFNITNNGKTDIPLSEVKIRYYFTKDGSKELKFWCDWAQVGTNTVSGTFAPIEPARTGTDGYLEIRFAAMAGSIPAGGQSGDIQVRIAKSDWSDFNPSDDYSFDGTKTSFSDWNKVTLYRKGKLVWGIEP
- the cydC gene encoding thiol reductant ABC exporter subunit CydC — encoded protein: MSELAMLSKAMFQERKDIVISILGGFMAGIAGVALFSASGYLISQTVFEPPLYTLIILTSLVKLLGFLRSASRYGERLYTHRATFSILSRLRTSFFAKLIPLTPGILNKNRSGDLLTRIVGDVESLQNYFLRVAYPPVIVIMVFLATVLFTASYSIWIAGLLVLGMVITAVVVPGIVLWGQRKIHERVREQRSKLSTEITEVLYGFRDLKVYGQLAQREEQLQRDSTSLAAEQQRASAQLLLGQSMHVFVTFFIAWSVLTLSAYLIVDGRLAGVFLAMLVLATQTVFEESAAMAVLPAYKQDSEHAANRLAETLSTQVAGSPMGKSTPFTTDVPISIEINNLAFQYEGEWRPALNNISLHLAAGSKTAIVGPSGSGKSTLIELLLKLRKTTSGSITINGVSIHELDEANIWELANVVLQQSHFFRGTLRENLLLNAEEHSDERLLDVLAKAQFSTASLNQVVYENGENLSDGEKQRLALARAMLHKGRLWLLDEPTSSLDYVTEQHVLKQLYEQAAGDTLLLICHRLTGLESMDQIVVMEQGEIVEIGSFTELMEQKGYFYTLKQIESQMIASDV
- a CDS encoding response regulator transcription factor encodes the protein MMKNDRKVLLVDDEMRIRSMLRMYLEKEGFTVEEAQSGTQAIQNYCVKHVNYDLIVLDWLLPDMNGIDVCKWLKQAQPDVPILMLSGRSEERDRIEGFRAGADDYVIKPFSPREIVLRIQNMITRVHAPNPHVPEADDSNNNAIIIGEIVLYPSARRVMVKQHEVHLTPKEYDLLYFLVTHQEKVYSREALLTEVWKSSHRKIYDQRTVDTHIKRLRVKLFSNYPEGNECIQTLWGCGYMFHEFNYAKPENKSKG
- a CDS encoding DUF418 domain-containing protein produces the protein MLNTEVIELSTYKKRVQLIDGLRGFSLVGIVLANMLIFQYGLFGESALHLFGIKGADMAFHSFLEVTVVGSFMPIFAFMFGFGMIKLSESLKTRELRPKCHLARRFLLLFIIGLLHSTFLWEGDILTFYGITGFLLLLFLNRKPKTLFIWATILLTGAGLLGLPASDPSDPLAAPSQEMINYIVQSQDVYGNGSYTEIKDFRNNADPFGEMDKNFILLALVLAPVITLPMFLLGMRSARIGTFDDPPAMRRTYSHRAAFLIPVGLLLKAYGVLAPQLGVESWPGTGIGTTLGGMLLALGYIYAFALLYTGSGRAALMARFEAVGRLSLTNYLMQSVICTTIFYGYGLGLFGRAGVFVGALIALAVYCIQLWLSPVYLKKFSSGPVEYVLRIWTYLSWRGQPRKKKRKQRTLLESEANSLEPDGAAANR
- a CDS encoding MerR family transcriptional regulator, with amino-acid sequence MNGQTWLTVGQLSEQAGVSIRTLHYYEEQGLLSPDRQGTGEHRVYGLEQMERLQQITALKFLGFPLKQIRDILESDTAAEEWDGMLSQLEIGMRIKKEELERALAALARLRALSELNGHEQMSTLMAIIRGVQTEPEQREWLEQARGKQAAAAIFDHMGQVQQDMDRLYLEFVREVKQRSGGPVHTPEVQRLIEQYMEAQMTLVGEETIAMIGNPEEFDITGLEPLTVGGSPFTPEEEQWLNRAMEEAVRRRMTQAEKDY
- a CDS encoding HAMP domain-containing sensor histidine kinase translates to MKKQAKMKRSRIARRLGFHFTLQFFTLWLLVLAIVLISLFTMMYYIGNEQLKTDLPSEVLDSLSMEAIIEGDSVELPSFWQDQLEQKGYWLQIVNENGREVYDLNVPEGVPKQYAASDLLRISDTGRLSEYNVTTLYEEIFGSRNLYLLGRKDADGSRLEAWYELYSENGRVPDSAAATLDDKVKSIGASLVILDEAGRVAQNFGLPSNYATYGALALIEMRQQPAKSKMEVSYHYDPASEYTWLIERPRASEQPTNQPILRTLLIILAIVGIAILLLSLALAVWHGYRYGGPLLLFMRGFERMGRGEYEQVFTEKERRKIFGKNGRFRARYKLYHEVIAGFSEMADKLARARNERLRLEQSREEWMTGISHDLRTPLTTVQGYGHLLESGQFSWSEKELREVGGTIREKSTYMLELLQDFSLTFELKNHTPGEKLEPLELNEFVRRAVLRYVNDVTLQNVVFDFEESPASLRILANPKWFQRLLDNLISNAVKHNPPGTEIVLSVMHEGEFAFITVRDNGVGMDAETQSRLFDRYYRGTNTDEGMDGAGLGMSIAYAVVAAHKGTITVESGVGEGTMIKLTFPALPSPASERETGSHL